A part of Halogeometricum sp. S3BR5-2 genomic DNA contains:
- a CDS encoding ribbon-helix-helix protein, CopG family: MGNKNKTISFRVNEDAFETLREIAEERDISLSAVFRDYVDTLVAHDGQVQVVPEHELDGASADEEKSFPPKVRVPKSFIREHERLELEADHLREQLEEHKRYVNYLREQLEDEEEEVIQLEDLDSEADEPSFRLG; the protein is encoded by the coding sequence ATGGGCAACAAGAACAAGACCATCTCGTTCCGCGTCAACGAGGACGCGTTCGAGACGCTTCGGGAGATAGCCGAAGAGCGGGACATCTCGCTGTCGGCCGTCTTCCGCGACTACGTGGACACCCTCGTTGCCCACGACGGCCAAGTGCAGGTCGTGCCGGAGCACGAACTCGACGGGGCGAGCGCCGACGAGGAGAAGTCGTTCCCGCCGAAGGTCCGGGTTCCGAAGAGCTTCATCCGCGAGCACGAGCGTCTCGAACTGGAGGCGGACCACCTCCGCGAACAACTCGAAGAGCACAAGCGGTACGTCAACTACCTCCGCGAGCAACTCGAAGACGAAGAGGAGGAAGTGATTCAGTTGGAGGACTTGGACAGCGAGGCGGACGAACCGTCGTTCCGTCTCGGGTAG
- a CDS encoding DUF5814 domain-containing protein, translating into MAITDKIYLKNHREIVSQLDVNIPKGAFKGATMDVLYSGEGLSKVDAATRDRLLDFAKDFLDPENPDDLYTGYPERQFVTYLLELRAQGLGPDAIVDVMGDEYMLYAYPGDVLSFLDDAVRTLEAVETLSNVEGNAEMESKAREAKRALSG; encoded by the coding sequence GTGGCCATCACGGACAAGATATACCTCAAAAACCACCGCGAAATCGTCTCGCAACTGGACGTGAACATCCCGAAGGGGGCGTTCAAGGGGGCGACGATGGACGTGCTCTACTCCGGGGAGGGTCTCTCGAAGGTGGACGCCGCGACGCGCGACAGACTGCTCGACTTCGCGAAGGACTTCCTGGACCCCGAGAACCCCGACGACCTCTACACCGGCTACCCCGAGCGACAGTTCGTGACGTACCTCCTCGAACTCCGCGCGCAGGGCCTCGGTCCGGACGCCATCGTCGACGTGATGGGCGACGAGTACATGCTGTACGCCTACCCCGGCGACGTGCTTTCCTTCCTCGACGACGCCGTGCGGACGCTCGAAGCCGTCGAGACGCTCTCGAACGTCGAGGGGAACGCCGAGATGGAATCGAAGGCGCGCGAGGCGAAGCGGGCGCTCAGCGGCTGA
- a CDS encoding tyrosyl-DNA phosphodiesterase: MPLATEADDSCHAEIFKSWRSFSENFTDATRMHVVTYCDSPEFVLKLFDELDDLEVLEVVVGDVDDYRERLIDKPKTADRLERLRCEGRLVIYLCETKEVHSKLYLIEYEAKPDTTVSAADESVSLADYGDSSSNDKPADSEVRVRIIVGSPNLSKNAWSNQTNMGVVYDTAKGSTLHTEFMGLYEEHRAYNNKGPFLEDLTERIELSGDDREKVINLYTEGKVGTTDELGEIHGKLADHIDSEVETVNLVLDDGSEAELPEDGSAVDADADSDSEEESDSPISDAPKAQINLSLRGYDATTVDTVSKMKDFDATVSNDTLNLTPSAFHRYTKEVFSVPTMKLNDAEDRLKFHHDGQVYSMTSPPPADTTLINDALADMEAYFETVDNHGNSNNPTAVKAHMMEALLWFFWAPFANRQARFYRSHDVDLDKALPYLYVYGESNGGKGTFTEFALGMISAGRVESAVDADEIGKRNVRNMRSAHTTFPVVVDDITKQKVHSLDTLRNFWKGWTDESPYPMFAFISNDKRPNQWFRNRAKILHFDVNFQTSRRGEAQVNELISKHNPLFSWFGCEYLAHDLRLAEDDDTLAEVRETMLALYDRAERNPPEYFPHEPAERIHDTGRSRWHDLLERDDVELSEEKDTLVISFDESMSYEIHTYKRDPPMTVRVEKRGLDLVIKTPDEFYEWLGEDTATVARPGFLSRLRSRFSG; the protein is encoded by the coding sequence ATGCCACTCGCTACTGAAGCAGATGACTCGTGCCACGCAGAGATATTCAAAAGCTGGCGGTCATTTTCTGAAAACTTCACCGACGCAACTCGAATGCACGTAGTTACGTACTGTGACTCTCCAGAATTCGTTCTCAAATTATTTGACGAGCTTGATGACCTTGAGGTACTGGAAGTCGTGGTTGGTGACGTAGACGACTATCGCGAGCGCCTCATCGACAAACCAAAAACCGCGGACCGCCTCGAACGTCTGCGCTGTGAGGGACGGTTGGTCATCTATCTCTGCGAGACCAAGGAGGTCCACTCGAAACTCTATCTTATCGAGTACGAAGCCAAACCAGACACCACTGTTTCTGCCGCCGACGAGTCTGTGTCACTCGCAGATTACGGCGACAGCAGTTCAAATGACAAGCCTGCCGATTCTGAAGTACGGGTTCGCATCATCGTAGGTTCACCTAATCTCTCAAAGAACGCGTGGTCGAACCAGACGAATATGGGTGTCGTCTACGACACCGCGAAAGGGAGTACTCTTCACACGGAGTTCATGGGCTTATACGAAGAGCATCGCGCATACAACAACAAGGGACCCTTCCTTGAAGACCTCACCGAGCGAATCGAGTTGTCAGGTGATGACCGCGAGAAAGTCATTAACCTCTACACCGAGGGAAAGGTCGGAACGACTGATGAACTCGGGGAGATTCACGGTAAACTCGCCGACCATATCGACTCGGAGGTTGAGACGGTTAATCTCGTGCTCGATGACGGCTCAGAGGCTGAACTCCCCGAGGATGGTAGCGCCGTAGATGCAGACGCGGACTCTGATAGTGAGGAAGAATCTGATTCTCCTATTTCGGACGCTCCCAAAGCCCAAATCAATCTCTCGCTACGTGGCTATGACGCCACCACAGTCGACACGGTGTCGAAGATGAAGGACTTTGATGCGACCGTCTCGAATGACACGCTGAACCTCACACCTTCGGCATTCCATCGCTATACGAAGGAGGTCTTCTCGGTGCCGACGATGAAGCTCAATGACGCCGAAGACCGTCTGAAATTCCATCACGATGGGCAGGTCTACAGCATGACGAGCCCACCTCCTGCCGATACCACCCTCATCAACGATGCGCTCGCTGATATGGAGGCGTATTTTGAAACAGTAGACAACCACGGTAACTCGAATAACCCGACAGCGGTCAAGGCACACATGATGGAAGCACTGCTGTGGTTCTTTTGGGCTCCATTCGCGAACCGGCAGGCGCGATTTTACCGTTCGCACGACGTGGACCTTGACAAGGCATTACCCTATCTCTACGTCTATGGTGAATCTAATGGCGGCAAGGGAACGTTCACCGAGTTCGCACTCGGAATGATTAGCGCGGGACGCGTCGAATCAGCGGTGGACGCTGACGAAATCGGAAAACGCAACGTGCGGAATATGCGCTCTGCGCACACTACTTTCCCCGTCGTAGTGGACGATATCACCAAGCAGAAGGTCCACAGTCTCGATACGCTACGCAATTTCTGGAAGGGCTGGACGGATGAATCACCGTACCCAATGTTCGCGTTCATCTCAAACGACAAGCGTCCCAACCAATGGTTCCGAAACCGCGCGAAGATTCTGCACTTCGACGTGAACTTCCAAACCTCGCGGCGCGGGGAGGCACAGGTCAACGAACTCATTTCTAAGCACAACCCGCTGTTCTCATGGTTCGGCTGCGAGTATCTTGCCCACGACTTGCGACTTGCTGAAGACGACGACACACTCGCAGAGGTGCGCGAAACGATGCTCGCACTCTACGACCGTGCCGAACGCAACCCTCCCGAGTACTTTCCTCATGAGCCTGCTGAGCGTATTCACGACACAGGCCGCTCACGCTGGCACGATTTGCTGGAACGTGACGACGTTGAGCTCTCCGAAGAAAAGGATACGCTCGTGATTTCCTTTGACGAGTCGATGAGCTATGAGATACACACCTACAAACGCGACCCTCCGATGACGGTCCGTGTCGAAAAACGAGGACTGGACTTGGTGATAAAGACACCTGACGAGTTCTACGAGTGGCTTGGTGAGGATACAGCAACAGTGGCTCGTCCCGGATTCCTCTCACGCCTTCGCTCGCGCTTTAGCGGTTGA
- a CDS encoding type II toxin-antitoxin system HicB family antitoxin, which translates to MSEDVEIVELTYAEGFGYCARHVPSNVASQGDTREDALRALVEALKLHQRSDSEAVEASDEWFERFGVSQ; encoded by the coding sequence ATGAGCGAAGACGTAGAGATAGTAGAACTCACCTACGCAGAAGGATTTGGGTACTGCGCCCGTCATGTGCCCTCCAACGTTGCCTCACAAGGAGATACCCGGGAAGACGCTCTGCGAGCCCTTGTGGAAGCACTGAAACTTCATCAACGGTCAGATAGCGAAGCTGTGGAAGCGAGTGATGAATGGTTCGAGCGATTTGGCGTCTCTCAGTAG
- a CDS encoding nucleotidyltransferase domain-containing protein → MSMDRVDRDDLLDHLRYVLDEVDIDIDRAIVFGSVAREEHDATSDIDVIVVSADFEGVSGAHRGTPFRELWDYEEYGAFHDICYTPEEYDEYRERPNSLIKAAERVFDSFDSLNLL, encoded by the coding sequence ATGAGCATGGACCGGGTTGACCGAGATGACCTCCTCGACCACCTGCGCTATGTCCTTGACGAAGTTGACATAGATATTGACCGCGCAATCGTCTTTGGTTCAGTCGCTCGGGAGGAACATGATGCGACCAGCGACATTGATGTCATCGTCGTCTCCGCTGATTTTGAGGGCGTCTCCGGGGCTCATCGAGGGACCCCATTCAGAGAGCTCTGGGACTACGAGGAATACGGGGCTTTTCACGACATCTGCTACACTCCTGAGGAGTATGACGAGTATAGAGAACGGCCAAACAGTCTCATCAAGGCAGCTGAGAGGGTATTCGACTCATTTGATTCGCTGAATCTTCTTTGA
- a CDS encoding DUF499 domain-containing protein — translation MTEGVIADYVTPSEEIQASDGRIDPAGLLDEVSLYNLYDERDSPEQDAERILDITYPTKTLTAIIKNTARKLSGNVDFAEGGQIVGGEYGSGKSHIELVVYHLFNSPDIGQQWLDQRGIDVELPSETRTAALQMFNLDKNYDRLSEAVGDYLGIDEWADGADLPQVHEIRNTLEDKPTLVLIDELERWFGMASRTEYEEDNLAFLQNLLEAAGRDDTPLSVFVSLLYKDEEIQAITQRTNPFTHDLSSRRDEKIDFILHRLIGSVDDANGVSALAKEYTDVYRQNDQIQLDDYHDMQERIERYYPFHPLLLNLLMEKYSEQRISSDARGLLRFLTEILRDNFSEVDFILSGDVDVFAYTDRFQYIDSELVGKYVNDYHRLQKPDGTFNEFHEELLNIVLLHSLARGGEEGANKRQMLMGTMRKGVNAHRIIQIFTEEVYGHAWHVHRINGEYAFDVDENPAARIEKKAQDIHKHTAIHRVESLVREDLFEGHNNVHILDPVNTEQDIPDNKALKIVVSLGAKRSYDEDFEELTTGQSREFNNTLVLVTPEKRSSVDTNTGIIELARKVVAGEQLTREEDVLPEGFDEIDEQNYQSLRDRVRDKYGTVHTSTERGLFPQDLPTGGNIDFYAATVEVVKPDSSQLRSEVKNVVKQAGAKGIQYEHLKNDFYRNTDFTTLTSEDGLEDAIDSLCRDGVIQVGNYFEKRVGSLGSDTTLLHEQYIEEEDDDEDESAITIDTTSISSTSPKGTNGGTTSTGATTKPDTETEEKEKDEASAAFECPQCGTELEGSECSECGFEFSASDVREGKVSVDGLNTEDMLDAFGIEEESGPTIRPHPIMGTLDADNKPDIIDTLERELGLEWEIHETEITVDGTLTADELSNYGISASALDKQVSLTETFTIELDEPMNRQSFLGLMMDLNVPEHASLSVKLKVNKGD, via the coding sequence ATGACTGAGGGCGTCATCGCCGACTATGTCACTCCTAGTGAAGAGATTCAAGCGTCTGATGGGAGAATAGACCCGGCTGGTCTACTTGACGAGGTTTCGCTCTACAACCTCTACGACGAACGCGACTCACCAGAGCAAGACGCAGAACGAATCCTTGACATCACTTACCCAACAAAAACTCTCACTGCAATTATCAAGAATACCGCTCGTAAGCTCAGCGGGAATGTAGATTTTGCTGAAGGAGGTCAAATCGTCGGTGGTGAGTACGGGAGTGGGAAGAGTCACATCGAACTCGTCGTCTATCACCTCTTTAACTCACCAGACATTGGTCAGCAGTGGCTTGACCAACGCGGAATTGACGTGGAGCTTCCGAGTGAGACGCGAACAGCGGCGCTCCAGATGTTCAATCTGGACAAGAACTACGACCGACTGTCAGAAGCAGTGGGCGATTATCTTGGTATCGACGAATGGGCCGATGGTGCCGACCTCCCGCAAGTTCACGAGATAAGGAACACGCTCGAAGATAAACCAACGCTCGTCCTCATTGACGAGCTTGAGCGTTGGTTCGGGATGGCCAGCCGTACCGAATACGAAGAGGATAACCTCGCGTTCCTCCAGAACCTGCTCGAAGCGGCTGGGCGTGACGATACTCCTCTGAGCGTCTTCGTCTCACTCCTCTACAAGGACGAAGAGATACAGGCGATTACTCAGCGAACGAATCCGTTCACACACGACCTCTCGTCCCGGCGTGACGAGAAAATCGACTTCATCCTCCACCGTCTCATTGGTTCTGTTGACGACGCGAACGGGGTCTCTGCTCTGGCGAAGGAGTACACTGACGTGTACCGTCAGAACGACCAGATACAACTTGACGACTACCACGATATGCAGGAGCGTATTGAGCGCTACTATCCATTCCATCCGCTCTTGCTGAATCTCCTCATGGAGAAGTACTCTGAACAGCGAATCAGTTCGGACGCACGTGGGCTCCTCCGCTTCCTGACCGAAATTCTTCGAGACAACTTCTCCGAGGTGGATTTCATTCTCTCCGGGGACGTAGACGTATTCGCTTACACCGACCGCTTCCAATACATCGACAGTGAGTTAGTCGGGAAGTACGTCAACGACTACCACCGACTCCAGAAGCCCGACGGAACGTTCAACGAATTCCACGAGGAACTACTCAACATCGTTCTGCTCCACAGTCTCGCGCGTGGGGGCGAGGAAGGCGCGAACAAGCGTCAGATGCTGATGGGTACGATGAGGAAGGGAGTCAATGCTCATCGAATCATCCAAATATTCACTGAGGAGGTCTACGGCCATGCGTGGCACGTACATCGTATCAACGGCGAGTACGCCTTCGACGTAGACGAGAATCCTGCGGCGCGAATCGAGAAGAAGGCTCAGGACATCCACAAACACACCGCAATTCACCGTGTCGAGTCTCTCGTCCGCGAAGACCTCTTTGAAGGCCACAATAATGTCCACATCCTCGACCCAGTCAATACTGAGCAGGACATCCCCGATAACAAGGCACTGAAGATTGTCGTCTCACTCGGCGCGAAGCGGAGCTACGACGAAGACTTCGAGGAACTCACGACGGGTCAAAGTCGGGAATTTAACAACACCCTCGTCCTCGTCACGCCTGAGAAGCGGTCGAGTGTTGATACCAACACTGGCATCATCGAACTCGCGCGGAAGGTTGTTGCTGGAGAACAGCTCACGCGCGAGGAAGACGTTCTCCCCGAGGGCTTCGACGAGATTGACGAGCAGAACTACCAGAGTCTCCGTGACCGGGTCCGTGACAAGTATGGGACCGTCCACACGTCAACGGAGCGGGGCCTGTTCCCGCAAGACCTTCCGACCGGAGGCAACATCGACTTCTACGCGGCGACAGTCGAGGTCGTCAAGCCGGACAGCAGTCAGCTTCGCTCGGAAGTCAAAAACGTCGTTAAGCAGGCAGGAGCCAAAGGAATCCAGTACGAACACCTCAAGAACGACTTCTACCGCAATACGGATTTCACGACGCTGACCAGTGAAGATGGACTCGAAGACGCCATCGACTCGCTCTGTCGTGACGGAGTCATCCAAGTCGGTAACTACTTCGAGAAGCGGGTCGGGAGCCTTGGGAGCGATACGACTCTCCTCCACGAGCAGTACATCGAAGAGGAGGATGACGACGAAGACGAGTCGGCTATCACTATCGACACGACCAGCATATCCTCTACGTCTCCGAAGGGTACTAACGGAGGAACTACGTCGACTGGTGCGACAACCAAGCCCGATACAGAAACGGAAGAGAAAGAGAAGGACGAGGCATCAGCCGCGTTTGAGTGTCCACAGTGCGGTACCGAGTTAGAAGGCTCAGAGTGTAGCGAGTGCGGCTTCGAATTCAGCGCGAGCGACGTTCGTGAAGGGAAAGTCTCGGTTGACGGCCTGAACACGGAGGATATGCTCGATGCGTTCGGTATCGAGGAAGAGAGTGGGCCGACGATTCGTCCCCACCCGATTATGGGGACGCTGGACGCCGACAACAAGCCGGACATCATCGACACGCTGGAGCGCGAACTCGGGTTAGAGTGGGAAATTCACGAGACAGAAATCACGGTCGATGGGACGCTGACCGCAGACGAACTCTCGAACTACGGTATCAGCGCGAGTGCCCTCGACAAGCAGGTTTCGCTCACAGAGACGTTCACAATCGAGCTTGACGAGCCAATGAATAGACAGTCGTTCTTAGGGCTCATGATGGACCTGAACGTCCCCGAACACGCTTCGCTCTCGGTCAAGCTGAAGGTGAACAAGGGTGACTGA
- a CDS encoding DUF1156 domain-containing protein, translating to MTETWDKLPLSLMDKLAEKESYRRDVYRPIYSLHKWWARRPGSTFRCLGLAALTDDTITKDDILTKRNSGSHDGLYIDSYDERINPDDEHIDRDVTVLDPFGGGGTTLVELNRLGADVIGYELNPVAWWTEKKSMDDVNLNVLRREFDRILEETREELGDYYTTVDPETGQECEVLYYFQSQRIPCLTCDEEVQLFPRYQLAKTKKTRPGALYCPNQDCDDRIIELKSREKGLDKGETVTVKGGSTVTVGEDGNEVCTNCGIEFDPTDGTYGYGKYTCSNGHKHDVKETLQRLDQRPKFERFALQYADPRGKKRIKELDDDDYKTASDANDEFLERKSSLPIPSQRIPVGEETNRIVNNYNYERFKHLFTDRHLLTFGVLIDKCIDVKEQEFDNGDSQNISEFLLTAVSSCLERNCKLTMWNYIDSKGENVFRRHSLVPRVQPVESNLLNSSGTLTSLQNYFNKVYEAKRFCERPFEKIKNNSKGKVEQFYVEGENISEDRVAGLYCKTSERMSQEDESVDYIITDPPYFDNVQYSELSDFFYVWLREGLLEDYEEFQPEVVPKAREIVANSRSGKDETFFVDSLANVFSECHRVLKSDGEIVFTYHHNENEAWSVILEALVRSGFTITGAYPVQSEFPNNPHISDLDNAEYDILIYANKERVDEELTLGGLRKNLFFELQDLAAEERERHDDLSKADLGVILRGKCMYYYSKHYPNVYSDGEEVGIDEALDTVDSVIEQVLEGSVNLPSSIDSLTQAYAAFCQRGSESFDDLNKTLLGKNLNVSDLEDEKLVKGPRDKKEPVAADERVRFIERKLNKNGSDGEALLDIDKVQYLYHLYKTDQNTTEYLKDWKSDDRQELAEFMSEVTGDERYEHVMEMNLSQF from the coding sequence ATGACCGAAACTTGGGATAAACTCCCCCTCAGCTTGATGGACAAACTCGCAGAAAAAGAATCGTACCGGCGCGACGTGTATCGCCCTATATACTCGTTACACAAGTGGTGGGCACGCCGTCCCGGTTCGACATTTCGCTGTCTTGGTCTCGCGGCTCTTACCGACGATACCATCACGAAGGACGACATCCTAACCAAGCGGAACAGCGGGAGTCATGACGGTCTCTACATCGACTCGTACGACGAGCGAATCAATCCTGATGACGAACATATTGACCGTGATGTAACCGTACTTGACCCCTTCGGTGGCGGCGGGACGACGCTGGTTGAACTCAACCGACTCGGTGCGGACGTTATCGGATACGAACTCAATCCCGTCGCGTGGTGGACTGAGAAGAAATCGATGGACGACGTGAACCTCAATGTCCTCAGACGAGAGTTTGACCGAATTCTGGAAGAGACGCGCGAGGAACTCGGAGACTACTACACGACTGTTGACCCCGAGACAGGACAAGAGTGCGAAGTCCTCTACTACTTCCAGTCACAGCGGATTCCCTGTTTAACCTGCGACGAAGAGGTTCAGCTCTTCCCACGATACCAACTTGCAAAGACCAAGAAGACGCGCCCCGGTGCGCTCTACTGTCCGAATCAGGACTGCGACGACCGTATCATTGAACTGAAAAGCCGTGAAAAAGGCCTCGACAAAGGCGAGACGGTCACAGTCAAAGGCGGTAGCACAGTGACTGTAGGTGAGGACGGGAACGAAGTCTGTACAAACTGTGGTATTGAGTTTGACCCAACCGACGGAACATACGGGTATGGGAAGTATACGTGTTCAAATGGCCATAAACACGACGTAAAGGAAACACTACAAAGGCTTGACCAGAGGCCGAAATTTGAACGGTTTGCACTTCAATATGCAGACCCCCGAGGGAAGAAGCGGATAAAAGAACTCGACGATGATGATTATAAAACCGCTTCAGATGCCAATGACGAATTCTTAGAGAGAAAAAGTTCGTTACCAATCCCGAGTCAGCGGATACCGGTCGGAGAAGAGACAAATAGGATTGTTAATAACTACAATTACGAACGATTTAAGCACCTATTCACCGACAGGCATCTTCTCACATTCGGTGTCCTAATTGACAAATGTATAGATGTTAAAGAGCAGGAATTCGACAATGGGGATTCGCAGAATATTTCTGAATTCCTACTTACTGCAGTTTCTTCTTGCCTTGAACGGAACTGTAAGCTCACAATGTGGAATTATATAGATAGCAAGGGAGAGAACGTTTTCCGGCGACACTCGCTAGTGCCACGTGTTCAGCCTGTTGAGTCAAACTTGTTAAATTCGTCAGGAACCCTGACCTCTCTTCAGAACTACTTCAATAAAGTTTACGAAGCCAAGAGGTTCTGCGAGCGGCCATTTGAAAAAATAAAGAACAACTCGAAAGGTAAAGTAGAGCAGTTCTATGTCGAAGGTGAGAATATAAGTGAAGACCGCGTTGCTGGCCTCTATTGCAAAACCTCAGAGCGTATGTCTCAGGAAGATGAATCTGTAGACTATATCATCACCGACCCACCATACTTTGATAATGTTCAATACTCGGAACTATCTGACTTCTTCTACGTGTGGTTACGCGAAGGTCTACTTGAAGACTATGAAGAATTCCAGCCAGAGGTGGTACCGAAAGCACGTGAAATCGTCGCCAACAGCAGGTCTGGAAAAGACGAGACGTTCTTCGTAGATTCATTGGCTAATGTCTTCTCTGAGTGTCACCGAGTTCTGAAGAGTGATGGGGAGATAGTGTTCACTTACCACCACAACGAGAACGAAGCTTGGTCAGTCATCTTGGAAGCCCTTGTCCGAAGTGGATTCACTATTACTGGCGCATACCCAGTTCAGTCAGAGTTCCCGAACAACCCTCACATCTCTGACCTTGACAATGCGGAGTACGACATCCTCATCTACGCCAACAAGGAGCGTGTCGACGAAGAACTCACGCTCGGCGGTCTGCGAAAGAACCTCTTCTTCGAGTTACAAGACCTCGCCGCAGAGGAACGTGAGCGACACGACGACCTCTCGAAAGCCGACCTCGGTGTCATCCTCCGTGGCAAGTGTATGTACTACTACTCGAAGCACTACCCGAACGTGTACTCCGACGGCGAGGAGGTCGGCATCGACGAGGCGCTTGATACGGTTGACTCCGTCATCGAACAAGTTCTCGAAGGGTCGGTGAATCTCCCGTCGAGTATCGACTCGCTCACACAGGCGTACGCCGCGTTCTGTCAGCGCGGGAGTGAGTCCTTCGACGACCTGAACAAGACTCTGCTCGGGAAGAACCTGAACGTCAGCGACCTCGAAGACGAGAAGCTCGTGAAGGGGCCGCGCGACAAGAAGGAACCCGTCGCCGCCGACGAGCGCGTTCGCTTCATCGAACGGAAGCTCAACAAGAACGGTAGCGATGGAGAGGCCCTACTGGACATCGACAAGGTGCAGTATCTCTACCACCTGTATAAGACAGACCAGAACACGACCGAGTACCTCAAGGACTGGAAGAGCGACGACCGACAGGAACTCGCCGAGTTTATGTCCGAGGTGACCGGCGACGAGCGCTACGAACACGTGATGGAGATGAACCTCAGCCAGTTCTGA
- a CDS encoding recombinase family protein: MTATAVYLRVSTRKQSTERQRREIEDYLNGDVFSEAEVYVDVASGANDSRPDFQRLREDIEMGDINHVVTYEMSRLSRRLTTTSDFIDLCVKHEVALTTTNDGFPNLSGEGNMGDALIGKLFGWLMEFELQMIRERVQSGVNRAIEAGKWVGRPPYGFVTDDDGYLVIDMENYLAMQMAVETVLLNPEQSVNSIARAYGVPQSSLDRIYKDEERRKLYLYGDSDDERLSTAVGETTNRKSELSDLKERLAELEAKVTADE; this comes from the coding sequence ATGACTGCGACTGCCGTCTATCTCCGCGTCTCTACACGGAAACAATCTACTGAACGACAACGACGCGAAATTGAAGACTACCTCAACGGTGACGTGTTCTCTGAAGCTGAAGTCTACGTCGACGTAGCAAGTGGAGCTAATGACTCTCGTCCGGACTTCCAGCGTTTGAGAGAGGATATCGAGATGGGCGACATCAATCACGTTGTGACCTACGAGATGAGCCGTCTGTCCCGACGACTCACTACGACATCAGATTTCATCGACCTGTGCGTCAAGCACGAAGTTGCGCTTACGACTACGAACGACGGGTTCCCCAATCTGAGTGGTGAGGGGAATATGGGGGACGCCCTCATCGGCAAACTCTTCGGCTGGTTGATGGAGTTTGAGCTCCAGATGATTCGTGAGCGTGTTCAATCCGGAGTCAATCGAGCAATTGAGGCCGGGAAGTGGGTCGGTCGTCCTCCGTATGGCTTCGTGACTGATGACGATGGATACCTCGTCATAGACATGGAAAATTATCTTGCGATGCAGATGGCAGTGGAGACGGTGCTACTCAACCCAGAGCAATCAGTGAATAGTATTGCTCGTGCATACGGGGTTCCCCAATCAAGCCTTGACCGCATCTACAAGGACGAAGAACGCCGCAAACTCTACCTATACGGTGATTCCGACGACGAGCGGCTTTCTACGGCTGTTGGAGAAACGACTAATCGTAAGAGCGAACTGAGCGACCTAAAGGAGCGTCTTGCAGAACTCGAAGCCAAGGTTACTGCCGACGAGTAG
- the mntA gene encoding type VII toxin-antitoxin system MntA family adenylyltransferase antitoxin yields MSSGDEPTVEGVNTKEMSEYLAQTEIVFALLFGSHARGTAHDSSDVDIALQFPDNMDAHERFRLRNRIDAHLQEYAEGFVDVSDIGSLPTPVAHAALRDGIVLVGDEQAVKSYQEQVKQEYEDTAVDREQERREFIDRLARGDT; encoded by the coding sequence ATGTCGAGTGGGGACGAGCCAACCGTTGAAGGCGTGAACACCAAGGAGATGAGTGAGTATCTCGCCCAGACGGAGATTGTCTTTGCGCTGCTGTTCGGCTCGCACGCCCGGGGGACAGCTCATGATTCATCCGATGTAGATATCGCCCTCCAATTCCCCGATAACATGGACGCCCACGAACGGTTCCGCCTCCGCAACCGTATCGATGCTCATCTGCAGGAGTACGCCGAAGGTTTCGTCGATGTGAGTGATATCGGCTCACTCCCAACACCAGTTGCCCACGCTGCACTCCGGGACGGTATCGTTCTCGTTGGCGATGAACAGGCAGTCAAGTCGTACCAAGAGCAAGTGAAGCAGGAGTACGAGGATACTGCAGTTGACCGAGAACAAGAACGCCGGGAATTCATCGACCGACTAGCTCGTGGAGATACGTAG
- the hepT gene encoding type VII toxin-antitoxin system HepT family RNase toxin, which translates to MVDEDVVVDKLRYINQYTDDLKQMRGMSKEEYVKDVVMQRAVERTLMNLVQACIDLAQHIRSEEDLSPSGTAKQEMQALENADILSPETQGRMEEAIGFRNILAHRYGDIDHDVVYDVLHNDLHWFEQFQQELAQWFQQFGS; encoded by the coding sequence ATGGTTGATGAAGATGTCGTCGTAGACAAGCTACGGTATATCAACCAGTACACTGACGACCTGAAGCAGATGCGTGGAATGTCGAAGGAAGAGTACGTCAAGGACGTGGTCATGCAACGAGCAGTCGAACGAACGTTGATGAACCTCGTCCAAGCATGCATCGACCTTGCTCAGCACATCCGCTCGGAAGAGGACCTTTCTCCGAGTGGAACGGCGAAACAGGAGATGCAAGCCCTTGAGAATGCGGACATCCTCTCGCCCGAAACACAAGGGAGAATGGAAGAGGCCATCGGGTTTCGGAATATCCTCGCACACCGATATGGAGATATTGACCACGATGTTGTGTATGATGTTCTCCATAACGACCTCCACTGGTTCGAGCAGTTTCAGCAGGAACTCGCTCAGTGGTTCCAGCAGTTCGGCTCATGA